The sequence CCTCCTCCCGCACCCTCTCCGGCTTCTGCTCCCGCTCCCGCCACTGGTCCGGGCCCTGGAACCCGCTCCGCATCCGCTCGCGCACGGTCGTCTCCCTCCGTCGTCGGCACTCCCGCACCGGCCCCACGAGCCCCTCGGCTCCCGGTGCCGCGAACGTACACAGCGTCACTGACAATCGACCCGCAGTGATGCCCCCGAGGCCCCGCAGACGGTCTCCGGGCGGTCTTCGGACCGACCTCGGACAGTCCCGCGGAGAGTCCTCGGACCGCCCCGGAAGCGACCCCGGACCGGCCCCGGAACCGGCCCGGGGACGGCGGGCGGGACCCGTTCCGCACCGGGTTGTCGGTGGCGCCCGTTATGGTCGGGAACCATGCGACTGCTGCATACCTCCGACTGGCATCTCGGGCGCTCGTTCCACCGGGAGAGCCTGCACGACGCCCAGCGCGCCTTCCTGGACCACCTCGTGGCGGTGGTCCGGGACGAGCGCGTCGACGCCGTGCTGGTCGCCGGCGACGTGTACGACCGCGCGCTGCCGGGCCTGGAGGCGGTGGCGCTGTTCGACGACGTGCTGCACCGGCTGGCCGACCTCGGCGTGCCGACGGTGTTCATCAGCGGCAACCACGACTCGGCCCGCCGCCTCGGCGTCGGCGCGGGCCTGATCGGCCGGGCCGGCGTCCATCTGCGGACGGACCCGGGCGAGTGCGCCGAGCCCGTGGTGCTGGCCGACGCGCACGGGCCGGTCGCCGTCTACGGGCTGCCCTATCTGGAGCCCACCCTGGTCCGGGAGCGCTTCGGACTGGCCCGCGGCGGGCACGCCGCCGTGCTCGGCGCCGCGATGGACCAGGTCAGGGCCGACCTCGCGGCCCGCCCGGCCGGCACCCGCGCGGTCGTCCTGGCGCACGCCTTCGTCACCGGCGGCGAGCCCAGCGACAGCGAGCGCGACATCGCGGTGGGCGGGGTCGCGGCCGTACCCGCCTCGGTCTTCGACGGCGTGCACTACGCCGCGCTCGGCCATCTGCACGGCTGCCAGACCCTCGCCCCGCACCTGCGCTACAGCGGCTCGCCCCTCGCCTACTCCTTCTCCGAGCACGAGCAGCGCAAGAGCATGTGGCTGGTCGACCTCGCGGCGGACGGCGCGGTCACCGCCGAACGGGTGCCCTGCCCCGTCCCCCGCCGGCTGGCCCGGCTGCGCGGCCGGCTCGACGAGCTGCTCACCGACGAGCGCCACACCGCCGACGAGCAGTCCTGGGTCCAGGTCACCCTCACCGACCCGAGCCGCCCCGCCGAGCCGATGGAGCGGCTGCGCCGTCGCTTCCCGCACACCCTCCAGCTGCTGTTCGACCCGGAGGAGAGCACCGCCGGCGCCTCCCCCTCCTACGCGGCCCGGGTCAGCGGACGGACGGACCTGGAGATCGCCGAGGGCTTCCTGCGGCACGTCCGCCCCGGCGCCGACCCCGACCCGGACGAGCTGGGCTGGCTGCGCGAGGGCTTCGAGCGCGTCCGGGAGACCACCGACCGGAAGGCGGAGCTGCCCCGATGAGACTCCACCGGCTGACCGTGACCGCTTTCGGCCCCTTCGCCGGCGCCGAGACGGTCGACTTCGACGCGCTGGCCGCCGGCGGTCTGTTCCTGCTGCGCGGTGCCACCGGTGCGGGCAAGAGCAGCGTGCTGGACGCGGTCTGCTACGCCCTCTACGGCGAGGTGCCGGGCACCCGCCGGGCGAACCGGCTGCGCAGCGACCACGCCGAACCCGGCCGGCTGACCGAGGTCCGGCTGGAGCTGACGCTCGGCGGCCGCCGGCTGGAGATCGTCCGGATCCCCGAGCAGCCCCGGCCGAAGAAGGTCGGCACGGGCATGACCGTCGAGCGGGCCCAGACCCTGGTGCGCGAGTGGTCGGCGGACGGCGCGGGCGCCGGCGCGGACGGGCCCGGCTGGCGGGCGCTCAGCAAGTCGCACCAGGAGGCCGGCGAGGAGATCCACCGGCTGATCGGGATGAGCCGCGACCAGTTCTGCCAGGTGGTGCTGCTGCCGCAGGGCGACTTCGCACGCTTCCTGCGGGCCGACTCGGAGGAGCGCGGCAAGCTGCTGCGCCGGCTGTTCGACACCGAGCGGTTCCAGTCCGTCGAGGCCTGGCTCGCGGAGCAGCGCCGGGCCCACGAGGTCGCCGTCCAGACCGGGCGCCGCCGGCTGCGGGACTTGGCCAGCAAGGCCGAGCAGGCGGCCGGGCCGGGCGCCGAGCCCGCCGGGGGCCCGGTGGCGGCCGAGGACGGGGCGGCGCCGAGCGCGACAGCGGACGCCGAACTCACCACCGGGGTGCTGGGCTGGGCGGCGGTGCTGCGCGGCGGCGCGGCCGAGCAGCTGGCCGTCGCCGGGGCCGCACTGGCCGGCGCGGAGGAGGCGCACCGGGCGGCGCAGCGGGCCCGGGAGGCCGCCGAGCAGCGGGCCGACCGGCAGGAGCGGCACCGGCAGGCGGTGCGGGAGGCGGCCCGGCTCGCCGAGGACGGGCCCGCCCGTGCGGCGGACCGGCGGCGGCTGGCGGCGGCGCAGGCGGCGGTCGGCGTCGAGTCCGTGCTGCACCTGCGCGAGCGCGCGGCGGCCGCCTACCGGAAGGCCCGGGAGGAGGAGCACCGGCACCGGGCGGTCCTCGCCGAGGTCGCGACCGGCCGGGCCGGCGGGGCGGGCCCCGAACACCTGGATGACGGCGGCGACGGACCGGCGGGCGGCGGCCGGGCGCTGGCGCACGCCGAGGCCGAGGAGCTGGCCGCGGCCGAGCGGCGGCTGCGCGAGGAGATCGTCCGGCTGGAGGCGGCCGGGGCGGACGAGCGGCAGTGCGCCGCGCTGGCCGGCGCCCGGGCGGAGCTGACGGCGAAGCTGCGGCGCGCCGAGGACCTCGCCGAGGAGGCGGGCGAGTGGCTGGCCGGGTTCGACGGCCGGTCCGCCGCCCTGCAGCAGGAGCAGTCCGCCGCCCGGGAGGCCGCCGCGCTGGTCGAGCGGCTGGACGCCCGGCGCGCGGAGCTGGACACCCGGCTGTCCGCCGCCCGGGCCCGGGACGCGCTGGACGGCGAGATCGGCCGGATCGGCCCGCGCGCCCTCGCCCTGCGCGCCGAGGCGCTCGACGCCCGCCAGTACGGCCTGGACCTCCGTGAGCGCCGGCTCGCCGGGATGGCCGCCGAGCTGGCCTCGGGGCTGAACCCCGGCGACCCGTGCCGGGTCTGCGGCTCGGCGGAGCACCCGGCGCCGGCCCGCCCGGTCGGCGAGCCGGTCCGGGCCGAGGACGAGGAGCGGGCCCGGCACGCCCAGACGGCCGCCGAGCGGGCCGCCGACGCGGCCGAGCAGGAGCTCGCCGGGCTCCGGGTGCGCCGGGCGGCGGCCGCCGGAGCGGCCGGTGAGGAGCCCGCCGACACCCTGGCCGGGATGCTCGGCGCGCTGGGCACGGAACACCGGGAGGCGGTCCGGGTCGCGGAGCGGCTCGGCGCGGTCGGACGGGCGATCGAGCGGCTCACCGAGGAGCAGACCGTCCGTCGCACGGCGCTCTCCGAGGCCCGGGAGCGGACCGCCGAACTCGCCGCCCAGGCCCGCGCCCTGCACGCCGAGCAGGAGAAGCTGACCGCCCGGGTGGCGGCGGCCCGCGGCGACGCCCCGTCGGTGGCCGCCAGGGCGGCCGCGCTCGACCGCCTCGCCTCGGCGGTGGCCGCGCTGGCCGGTGCCGCCCGGGCCGCCACCGAGGCCGCGCACCAGCTCAAGCAGGCGGACGACGAGCTGGCCGACGCCGCGGTGGCGGCCGGGTTCGCGAGCGCCCAGGACGCCGTCGCCGTCCTGCTGCCGCGGGCCGAACGGGACGGGCTGGAGTTGCGGATCGACCGGCACCGGGCCGAGCTCGCCGCGGTGGAGCGACGGCTCGCCGAACCGGAGCTGGTCGCGGCCGCCGCCCTGCCGCCGGCCGACCTGCCGGGCGCCCGGAGCGCCCTCGGCGCCGCCACCGACCGGTTGCGGGCCGCGCACGCGGCGCGGGACGCGGCCCGCCTGCGGTGCGAGGCCCTGGCGGCCATCGGGCGGCAGCTGTCCGAGCTGGCCCGCTCGCTGGCCCCCGAGCTGGCCAGGTACGCACGGATCAGCCGGCTGGCAGCGCTCGCGGCCGGCACCTCGACCGACAACCGGCTCCGGATGCGCCTGGAGTCGTACGTCCTGGCGGCACGGCTGGAGCAGGTGGCGGCCGCGGCGAGCGACCGGCTGGTCCGGATGTCCGGCGGCCGGTACACGCTCGTCCACAGCGACGACCGGGGCGGCGGCAACAAGCGCTCGGGGCTGGCGCTGCGGGTGGTGGACGCCTGGACGGGCACCGAGCGCGACACCTCGACGCTCTCCGGCGGCGAGAGCTTCTTCGCCTCGCTCTCCCTGGCACTCGGTCTGGCGGACGTGGTCACCGACGAGGCCGGGGGCATGCCGCTGGACACCCTGTTCATCGACGAAGGATTCGGCAGTCTCGACGAGCACACCCTCGAGGAGGTGATGGACGTCCTGGACGGGTTGCGCGAGCGGGACCGCGCGGTCGGCATCGTCAGCCACGTCGCCGATCTGCGCAGCCGGATCCCGGCCCAGCTCCTGGTGCGCAAGGGCCGGCACGGCTCCACCCTGGCCGCGGCGGGACGCGAGGACGCCTGACCGGGGCGAGCCTCCGGGCCGGGCGGCCCGCTCAGCCGGAGCAGGCGATCCGCTGGGCCTGCTGCCAGGTGCAGACGGGGCACAGGGTGCTGCCCGGGTGGTCGGCGGGCAGCTCGGTCGGCTCGCCGCACAGGACGCAGTCCGCGCGCGGGCCGGTCGATCCGGGGTCGGGCAGCAGTGCCGCCTCCGCGCCGCTCGGGGCGAGCTCGCAGACCTGCCCCGCCGCCGGGGTGTCGTGACTGCCGGGGACGGCCGTGTCGCTGCTGGCTGTTTCGCTCATGTCGCCTCTCTACTCCCCGGACCGGGCAGGGCGCAAGGCGGTCCCGGGCGAGGCCGCTCCCGGAGCCGTCGCTACGGTGGGCCGTATGCCCGACTCTCCCGGTCACGAGGTGTCCAGCTCCGTTCCCTCCGTCCCGTCGCCGCTCCCGCCGGCCCCCTCCGCCCGGAGCGCGGCCGCCGGGTCCGTCGGGCCGGCCGGGTCCGCCCTGGCGCGGAGGCTGCGCGCCGCCCGGGCCACCGCGCCCAACTACCGCGAGGTGGGCGCCACCGCGGACGCCCGGCTGCCGGAGGGCTACACGCACCTTCGGCGGCGGGTCCATCTCGGGCACGGCCCCGAGGTCCTGGCCCGGGCCGGCCGCTTCGTCCTCGGCTGGGGCTGTCAGCTGGGCACCGGGTTCGCCGTGTTCCCGTACGCGCCCGCCGAGCCCGGGGGCGACCGTCCTGCTGCGGCTCGGCCTGCCCGGCAGTCGCTGGCCCCGCCTGGTGATCCCCTGCCGGGTGGTGTGGACGGTGGACGAGCCGGACCGGATCGGCTTCGCCTACGGGACGCTGCCGGGGCACCCGGAGTGCGGCGAGGAAGCGTTCCTGGTGTCGATGGACGCGGCGGGCGAGGTGTGGTTCGAGGTCGTCGCCTTCGCCCGGCTCGCCGCCTGGTACGCGCGGCTCGGCCGCCCGGTCGCGGTGCTCTGCCAGTACTTGGCGATCGAGCGGTACCTCGCGTCCGTGCTCGCGGCTGCCGCGGACCCCGGCTCCGACCCCGACCCCGGCTCCGGCTCCGGCTCCGGGGCGCCGCTGCGGGAGTCGCCGAGTGGTTCCGAAGTCGGTGAGCGGTCGTAGGCGATCAGCGAACGGGTGGCGGATCGGCCCCGGCGGGTCCGGGGTCGATCCGGGCCCGATCCGAGGGCCGGGGTCGATCCGGGGGCCGGGGCCGGGCCTCGGGCTCAGCCCAGGAAGGAGAGCCGGAGCGTGCGGTGCGGGTTGTCGCCGTTGGTGTCGACCAGCACCACCGACTGCCAGATGCCCAGCGCGAGCTGTCCGTCGACCACCGGCAGGGTGGCGTGCGGGGCCACCAGTGCGGGGACGACGTGGTCGCGGCCGTGGCCGGGGCTGCCGTGCCGGTGACGCCACCGGTCGTCGGCCGGCAGGAGGTCGCGCAGGGTGGCGAGGAAGTCCTCGTCGCTGCCGGAGCCGGTCTCCAGGACGGCGATCCCGGCCGTGGCGTGCGGGACGAAGACGTTGAGCAGGCCGTCCCGCCCGACGGCGTGTTCGTCGAGGAACCGGACACAGCGGTCGGTGATGTCGAGCGCGACCTCATGGATTCCGGTGGTGATGTCGAAGGTCTCGGTCCGGAAGGAACTGGAGGTGGGAGTGGAGTGGGACGAGGTTCGGGAGTGGGTGTGGTCCGCCATGGCGCCATCCTGACCCACGGCCGGGGGTGGACCCGCAAGCCTCGCCGACTCCCGGCGCCGGAGGGGCCGGCCGTCATAGGCTGAGAGGTTCAGACCAAAGATGACATCTGGTGACCGGTACGGACCGTTGACGATCGGGATCGCGAACGATCAGCCGGGCCGGTGCTGGATCTGCCCGTATCGGTACGGTCCCGGGAGCGGAAACGCCGAAGACCCGACGGTCGTCAGGATCCGTCGGGTCGTGCCGAAGGGCTGTGTGCGCAGGAGCCGGACCGGATACGACCGGACCAGGACGCGACCGGGCCGGTCGGCTCAGCCGCGGCTGCCGAAGAGCCCCCGCCGCAGCCGGCGCAGCGGCGCCAGCAGCTTGACCCGCGCGTGGCGGCGAGGCGGCGCGGTCGGGGCCCCGACGCCGCGCGGCGTCAGTTCCCTTATCAACCCGAGCGCCTCGGCGGTGTCCACCGCCGGGAGTGCGGGCGCGCCGAGCACAGCCAGGTGTCGCTCGATCCGGCGGCCGGTCGCGCCGACGCCGCACTGGATCGCGGGCACCCGAGGCCGGGTCCGCACTTGCATGTGTTCCATCAGTTTTCCCACCCCTACGAGGCGCCAGGGCCGTGAGGCGAAGACTATCCGTGACAGACGGCCTTCGCGCAACCGTCCTGGTGTTCTGC comes from Streptomyces sp. TLI_053 and encodes:
- a CDS encoding YjbQ family protein; the protein is MADHTHSRTSSHSTPTSSSFRTETFDITTGIHEVALDITDRCVRFLDEHAVGRDGLLNVFVPHATAGIAVLETGSGSDEDFLATLRDLLPADDRWRHRHGSPGHGRDHVVPALVAPHATLPVVDGQLALGIWQSVVLVDTNGDNPHRTLRLSFLG
- a CDS encoding DUF1990 domain-containing protein, coding for MSGTAPRSWPGPAASSSAGAVSWAPGSPCSRTRPPSPGATVLLRLGLPGSRWPRLVIPCRVVWTVDEPDRIGFAYGTLPGHPECGEEAFLVSMDAAGEVWFEVVAFARLAAWYARLGRPVAVLCQYLAIERYLASVLAAAADPGSDPDPGSGSGSGAPLRESPSGSEVGERS
- a CDS encoding exonuclease SbcCD subunit D, giving the protein MRLLHTSDWHLGRSFHRESLHDAQRAFLDHLVAVVRDERVDAVLVAGDVYDRALPGLEAVALFDDVLHRLADLGVPTVFISGNHDSARRLGVGAGLIGRAGVHLRTDPGECAEPVVLADAHGPVAVYGLPYLEPTLVRERFGLARGGHAAVLGAAMDQVRADLAARPAGTRAVVLAHAFVTGGEPSDSERDIAVGGVAAVPASVFDGVHYAALGHLHGCQTLAPHLRYSGSPLAYSFSEHEQRKSMWLVDLAADGAVTAERVPCPVPRRLARLRGRLDELLTDERHTADEQSWVQVTLTDPSRPAEPMERLRRRFPHTLQLLFDPEESTAGASPSYAARVSGRTDLEIAEGFLRHVRPGADPDPDELGWLREGFERVRETTDRKAELPR
- a CDS encoding SMC family ATPase; amino-acid sequence: MRLHRLTVTAFGPFAGAETVDFDALAAGGLFLLRGATGAGKSSVLDAVCYALYGEVPGTRRANRLRSDHAEPGRLTEVRLELTLGGRRLEIVRIPEQPRPKKVGTGMTVERAQTLVREWSADGAGAGADGPGWRALSKSHQEAGEEIHRLIGMSRDQFCQVVLLPQGDFARFLRADSEERGKLLRRLFDTERFQSVEAWLAEQRRAHEVAVQTGRRRLRDLASKAEQAAGPGAEPAGGPVAAEDGAAPSATADAELTTGVLGWAAVLRGGAAEQLAVAGAALAGAEEAHRAAQRAREAAEQRADRQERHRQAVREAARLAEDGPARAADRRRLAAAQAAVGVESVLHLRERAAAAYRKAREEEHRHRAVLAEVATGRAGGAGPEHLDDGGDGPAGGGRALAHAEAEELAAAERRLREEIVRLEAAGADERQCAALAGARAELTAKLRRAEDLAEEAGEWLAGFDGRSAALQQEQSAAREAAALVERLDARRAELDTRLSAARARDALDGEIGRIGPRALALRAEALDARQYGLDLRERRLAGMAAELASGLNPGDPCRVCGSAEHPAPARPVGEPVRAEDEERARHAQTAAERAADAAEQELAGLRVRRAAAAGAAGEEPADTLAGMLGALGTEHREAVRVAERLGAVGRAIERLTEEQTVRRTALSEARERTAELAAQARALHAEQEKLTARVAAARGDAPSVAARAAALDRLASAVAALAGAARAATEAAHQLKQADDELADAAVAAGFASAQDAVAVLLPRAERDGLELRIDRHRAELAAVERRLAEPELVAAAALPPADLPGARSALGAATDRLRAAHAARDAARLRCEALAAIGRQLSELARSLAPELARYARISRLAALAAGTSTDNRLRMRLESYVLAARLEQVAAAASDRLVRMSGGRYTLVHSDDRGGGNKRSGLALRVVDAWTGTERDTSTLSGGESFFASLSLALGLADVVTDEAGGMPLDTLFIDEGFGSLDEHTLEEVMDVLDGLRERDRAVGIVSHVADLRSRIPAQLLVRKGRHGSTLAAAGREDA